In the Candidatus Rhodoblastus alkanivorans genome, one interval contains:
- a CDS encoding GntP family permease, which yields MGLLGILVGLSLLIWLAFKGWSVLLLAPIAAVVAAFFSSEPLLAHWTQTFMRSASGFLAQFFPIFLLGALFGKLMEDTGSVSAIADYMTEKLGTKRAILAVVLGGAVVTYGGVSLFVAFFVIAPMAQGLFRAASIPRRLMPAAIMLGTSTFTMSAMPGTPSIQNTIPMPFFGTTPFAAPGLGIIASAIMLAFGLWWLAREEAAAKARGEGFGDDDALKSAADLADDETLRERATASHEFDPAEIAHGEVAATRPPFWSAAAPIVVVILVNLILSLIVLPRLDLSFLSKPEWGGVSPAAVTGVWSVLTALTLAILTVLALNGRRLPDLRGTMDAGVNASALPAISVASLVGFGAVVAALPAFAMVRDAVLGIGGGPLVSLAVATNTLAALTGSASGGLTIALDALGSTYLQRAAEIGMDPALLHRVAVIGSGTLDSLPHNGAVVTLLAVCGSTHGKSYKDIFMVGILGAIIALVVVIVLGSLVGSF from the coding sequence ATCGGCCTCCTGGGCATCCTCGTTGGCCTGAGCCTGCTGATCTGGCTGGCGTTCAAAGGCTGGAGCGTGCTGCTGCTCGCGCCGATCGCGGCGGTCGTCGCCGCCTTTTTCTCCAGCGAGCCGCTTCTCGCCCACTGGACCCAGACGTTCATGCGCAGCGCCTCGGGTTTTCTGGCGCAATTCTTCCCGATCTTCCTGCTCGGCGCCCTGTTCGGCAAGCTGATGGAGGACACCGGCTCGGTCTCGGCCATCGCCGATTACATGACCGAGAAACTCGGGACAAAGCGCGCCATTCTGGCGGTGGTGCTCGGCGGCGCGGTGGTCACCTATGGCGGCGTCAGCCTGTTCGTCGCCTTTTTCGTGATCGCGCCCATGGCCCAGGGCCTGTTCCGGGCCGCGAGCATTCCCCGCCGGCTGATGCCGGCGGCGATCATGCTCGGCACCTCGACCTTCACCATGTCGGCCATGCCGGGCACGCCGTCGATCCAGAACACCATTCCGATGCCCTTCTTCGGCACCACGCCTTTCGCGGCGCCGGGGCTCGGAATCATCGCCTCCGCCATCATGCTCGCCTTCGGCCTGTGGTGGCTGGCGCGCGAGGAGGCCGCCGCGAAGGCGCGCGGCGAAGGCTTTGGCGACGACGACGCGCTGAAGTCGGCCGCCGATCTGGCCGACGACGAGACTTTGCGCGAGCGCGCGACCGCCTCGCACGAATTCGACCCGGCCGAAATCGCCCATGGCGAAGTCGCCGCGACCCGCCCGCCGTTCTGGTCGGCGGCGGCGCCGATCGTGGTCGTCATTCTCGTCAATCTGATCCTCTCGCTGATCGTTCTGCCTCGCCTCGACCTGAGCTTCCTGTCCAAGCCGGAATGGGGCGGCGTGTCGCCGGCCGCCGTCACCGGCGTGTGGTCCGTGCTGACCGCGCTGACGCTCGCCATCCTCACCGTCCTCGCGCTCAACGGACGGCGCCTGCCCGACCTGCGCGGCACGATGGACGCCGGCGTCAACGCTTCGGCGCTGCCGGCGATCAGCGTCGCGAGCCTCGTCGGCTTCGGCGCGGTGGTCGCGGCGCTTCCGGCCTTCGCCATGGTCCGCGACGCGGTTCTCGGCATCGGCGGCGGCCCTTTGGTTTCGCTGGCGGTGGCGACCAATACGCTGGCCGCGCTCACCGGCTCGGCCTCGGGCGGCCTGACGATCGCGCTCGACGCGCTCGGCTCGACCTATCTGCAGCGCGCGGCCGAGATCGGCATGGATCCGGCCTTGCTGCATCGCGTCGCGGTGATCGGCTCGGGCACGCTCGACAGCCTGCCGCATAATGGCGCCGTGGTGACTTTGCTCGCCGTCTGCGGCTCGACCCACGGCAAGAGCTACAAGGACATTTTCATGGTCGGCATTCTCGGGGCGATCATCGCCCTGGTCGTCGTCATCGTCCTCGGCTCTCTGGTCGGATCGTTCTGA
- a CDS encoding patatin-like phospholipase family protein, whose translation MAGKPSRKSEGPRESVLIDLALQGGGSHGAFTWGVLDRLLEESWLKIEAISGTSAGAMNAAVLVSGYMKGGAPGAREALDAYWGRVAEAARFSPIQRSPFDRLMGRWSLDTSPAYIMLDMMSRLVSPYNLNPTGHNPIRKILEDSIDFAHLNEAEIKLFITATNVHTGRGRVFRNREITPEVLLASACLPTMFQAIEIDGEPYWDGGYAGNPTISPLVRESDAHDVILVQINPRERRQTPRTAGEILDRLNEISFNAPLMKELRMIALLRQAADPGTGEGRRWAEMRTHRVLTDKLAEFGASSKLNAEGPFLEMLKREGRLAAEAFLAEHGADLGVRSTADLDVLLQEC comes from the coding sequence ATGGCAGGGAAACCGTCTCGCAAATCCGAGGGCCCGCGCGAAAGCGTTCTCATCGATTTGGCGTTACAGGGCGGCGGCTCGCATGGCGCCTTCACCTGGGGGGTGCTCGACCGGCTGCTCGAAGAATCCTGGCTGAAGATCGAAGCGATTTCCGGCACGTCGGCCGGGGCGATGAACGCCGCCGTCCTGGTCAGCGGCTATATGAAGGGCGGCGCCCCGGGCGCGCGCGAGGCGCTCGACGCCTATTGGGGCCGCGTCGCGGAAGCCGCGCGCTTCAGCCCGATCCAGCGCTCGCCGTTCGACCGCCTGATGGGCCGCTGGTCGCTCGACACCTCGCCCGCCTATATCATGCTGGACATGATGAGCCGGCTGGTGTCGCCTTACAATCTCAATCCGACCGGCCATAATCCGATCCGCAAGATCCTCGAGGACAGCATCGACTTCGCCCATCTCAACGAGGCGGAGATCAAGCTGTTCATCACCGCGACCAATGTCCATACCGGGCGCGGGCGGGTGTTCCGGAACCGGGAGATCACGCCGGAGGTTCTGCTCGCCTCCGCCTGCCTGCCGACCATGTTCCAGGCAATCGAGATCGACGGCGAGCCCTATTGGGACGGCGGCTACGCCGGCAATCCGACCATTTCGCCCCTGGTGCGCGAAAGCGACGCCCATGACGTCATTCTGGTGCAGATCAACCCGCGCGAGCGCCGCCAGACGCCGCGAACGGCCGGCGAAATCCTCGACCGGCTCAACGAAATCTCCTTCAACGCGCCGCTGATGAAGGAATTGCGCATGATCGCCCTGCTGCGGCAGGCGGCCGATCCCGGAACCGGCGAAGGCCGGCGCTGGGCGGAAATGCGCACCCATCGCGTCCTGACCGACAAGCTCGCGGAATTCGGCGCCTCGTCCAAGCTCAACGCCGAAGGGCCATTCCTCGAAATGCTCAAGCGCGAGGGCCGCTTGGCAGCGGAGGCCTTCCTCGCGGAACACGGCGCGGATCTGGGCGTCCGCTCCACCGCCGATCTCGACGTACTTCTTCAGGAGTGCTGA
- a CDS encoding acyl-CoA synthetase produces the protein MGNAYLTGLDRNRANYAPLTPLGFLFRAADVYPDKLSTIYNDRRLTWAQTAERCRRLASALTRRGIGKNDTVAAMLPNVPATFEAHFGVPLAGAVLNTLNTRLDAEAIAFMLDHGEAKVLLTDREYSKVIAKALDLMKGEKPLVIDVDDQSFSGGNFLGAIEYESFLAEGDPAFVPAPLEDEWDAISLNYTSGTTGNPKGVVYHHRGAYLNAVNNILSWGMPPHAVYLWTLPMFHCNGWCFPWTMAANAGVNVCLRRVDPKTIFALIREHGVTHFCGAPIVHGLLINADPADRAGISHRVEGLVAGAAPPAAIIEGMEKMGFAITHVYGLTETYGPASVCAKQDEWANESLAKRAELNARQGVRSLLQEAIDVVDLVDFKPVPHDGQTMGEIVFRGNIVMKGYLKNERATQECFAGGWFRTGDLAVIEPDGYVKIKDRSKDIIISGGENISSLEVEDVLYRHKDVLAAAVVATPDEKWGEVPCAFIELREGASPSQEEFLEHCRGHLARFKVPKTFIFGPLPKTSTGKIQKFILREKARSAGAIG, from the coding sequence ATGGGGAACGCTTATCTGACCGGTCTTGACCGCAACCGCGCCAATTATGCGCCGCTCACCCCCTTGGGCTTCCTCTTCCGCGCCGCCGACGTTTACCCGGACAAGCTTTCGACCATATACAACGACCGGCGATTGACCTGGGCGCAGACCGCCGAGCGCTGCCGGCGGCTAGCCTCGGCGCTGACCAGGCGCGGCATCGGCAAGAACGACACCGTGGCGGCGATGCTGCCCAATGTCCCGGCCACGTTCGAGGCCCATTTCGGCGTCCCCCTGGCCGGCGCCGTCCTCAACACGCTCAATACCCGGCTGGACGCCGAGGCCATCGCCTTCATGCTCGACCATGGCGAGGCGAAAGTTCTGCTGACCGACCGCGAATATTCCAAAGTCATCGCCAAGGCTCTCGACCTGATGAAGGGCGAAAAGCCGCTGGTGATCGACGTGGACGACCAGAGCTTTTCGGGCGGAAATTTTCTCGGCGCGATTGAATATGAATCCTTTCTCGCCGAAGGCGACCCCGCTTTCGTCCCCGCGCCGCTCGAAGACGAATGGGACGCCATTTCGCTCAATTACACCTCCGGCACCACCGGCAACCCCAAGGGCGTCGTCTATCACCATCGCGGCGCCTATCTGAACGCGGTCAACAACATCCTGAGCTGGGGCATGCCGCCGCACGCGGTCTATCTGTGGACCCTGCCGATGTTCCACTGCAACGGCTGGTGCTTTCCCTGGACCATGGCCGCCAACGCCGGGGTCAATGTCTGCCTGCGCCGCGTCGATCCCAAGACGATCTTTGCCCTGATCCGCGAACACGGGGTCACCCATTTTTGCGGCGCGCCGATCGTCCACGGTTTGCTCATCAACGCCGATCCGGCCGACCGGGCCGGGATTTCCCACCGGGTCGAGGGCCTCGTCGCGGGGGCGGCGCCGCCGGCGGCGATCATCGAGGGCATGGAGAAAATGGGCTTCGCGATCACCCATGTCTATGGCCTGACCGAAACCTATGGCCCGGCCTCGGTCTGCGCCAAGCAGGACGAATGGGCGAACGAATCTTTGGCGAAACGCGCCGAGCTGAACGCCCGCCAGGGCGTGCGGTCGCTGTTGCAGGAGGCGATCGACGTTGTCGATCTGGTCGATTTCAAGCCCGTGCCCCACGATGGCCAGACCATGGGCGAGATCGTCTTCCGCGGCAATATCGTCATGAAGGGCTATCTCAAGAACGAGCGGGCGACACAGGAATGTTTCGCCGGCGGCTGGTTCCGCACCGGCGACCTCGCGGTGATCGAGCCCGACGGCTATGTGAAGATCAAGGACCGCTCCAAGGACATCATCATTTCCGGCGGCGAAAACATTTCCTCGCTCGAAGTCGAGGACGTGCTCTACCGCCACAAGGACGTGCTGGCGGCGGCGGTGGTCGCGACGCCCGACGAGAAATGGGGCGAGGTTCCCTGCGCCTTCATCGAATTGCGCGAGGGCGCGAGCCCATCCCAGGAGGAGTTTCTGGAACATTGCCGCGGGCATCTGGCGCGCTTCAAAGTTCCGAAAACCTTCATCTTCGGCCCGCTGCCCAAAACCTCCACCGGCAAGATCCAGAAGTTCATCCTGCGCGAAAAGGCGCGCTCGGCCGGGGCCATCGGGTGA
- a CDS encoding DUF6489 family protein, with translation MKITVDIDCTPAEARAFMGLPDFEPMQKRAMEELEKRMMDAVDRYSPEALLKMWLQPATLDTGWFQDILRQGRK, from the coding sequence ATGAAGATCACCGTGGACATCGATTGCACGCCCGCCGAGGCGCGGGCTTTCATGGGCCTGCCGGATTTCGAGCCGATGCAGAAGCGCGCGATGGAGGAACTCGAAAAGCGCATGATGGACGCGGTGGATCGGTATTCGCCTGAAGCCCTGCTGAAAATGTGGCTCCAGCCGGCGACGCTCGACACCGGCTGGTTCCAGGATATCTTGCGCCAAGGGCGCAAATAG
- a CDS encoding M23 family metallopeptidase, with protein sequence MRGAFSARALKPGLTLHLVSHISSRQIFLPTPLAAGLFGAVPLLLLGCLAIGSYFMFRDDMLASLMRRQANMQFAYEDRIAALRAQIDTLASRQMINQDTFEGKVAELAVRQARLESRSALLASLAAKVDPDMTSVAATRPAAAEASPQIAPQAASGPIQTLEPKPSLAKDDFKPVPEGFDLRRTQGGDAPGPNLSDNSDPASPQQRLHSLAARFDRVERRQIAVLNGLKAPAAAEAEHLREAFEEAGLPVDRMIRHAESLGRSESIGHDESLGHDESGVTRAAMGGPFVPADAPQRGGEFDRAYASLASSIDTMNELRQALPYAPVRQPLPGQLEVTSPFGYRIDPFFGRPALHTGMDFHGAYGEPVHATAAGRVAFAGVAGGYGNMVEIDHGAGLATRYGHLSRIDVRQGQSVKAGEEIGAIGSTGRSTGPHLHYEVRVDGAPVNPSRYIKAGRLLSAGL encoded by the coding sequence ATGCGTGGCGCTTTTTCCGCGAGGGCCCTGAAGCCCGGCCTGACCCTTCACCTGGTTTCCCACATTTCGAGCCGCCAGATTTTCCTGCCCACGCCGCTCGCGGCCGGCCTGTTCGGCGCGGTTCCGCTGCTGCTGCTTGGATGTCTCGCGATCGGCTCCTATTTCATGTTCCGCGACGACATGCTGGCTTCGCTGATGCGGCGGCAGGCGAACATGCAATTCGCCTATGAGGACAGAATCGCCGCCCTGCGCGCGCAAATCGACACGCTCGCCTCGCGGCAGATGATCAACCAGGACACATTCGAGGGCAAGGTGGCCGAACTCGCGGTGCGCCAGGCCCGGCTCGAATCGCGGTCGGCGCTGCTCGCCTCGCTCGCCGCCAAGGTCGATCCGGACATGACCTCGGTCGCGGCGACGCGGCCCGCCGCCGCCGAGGCCTCCCCCCAGATCGCGCCCCAAGCCGCCTCCGGCCCGATCCAAACGCTCGAACCCAAGCCCTCCCTCGCCAAGGACGATTTCAAGCCGGTTCCAGAGGGCTTCGACCTGCGCCGCACCCAGGGCGGCGACGCGCCCGGCCCCAACCTTTCCGACAATTCCGACCCGGCCTCGCCGCAGCAGCGCCTGCACAGTCTCGCCGCGCGTTTCGATCGGGTCGAGCGCCGCCAGATCGCCGTGCTCAACGGTCTGAAGGCGCCCGCCGCCGCCGAGGCGGAGCATCTGCGCGAAGCTTTCGAGGAAGCCGGCCTACCGGTCGATCGCATGATCCGCCACGCCGAATCGCTTGGCCGCTCCGAATCCATTGGCCACGACGAATCCCTTGGCCACGACGAGAGCGGCGTGACCAGGGCCGCCATGGGCGGACCCTTCGTCCCCGCCGACGCGCCCCAGCGCGGCGGCGAATTCGATCGCGCCTACGCGAGCCTCGCCAGTTCGATCGACACGATGAACGAATTGCGCCAGGCCCTGCCCTATGCGCCGGTGCGTCAGCCTCTGCCCGGCCAGCTCGAAGTCACTTCACCATTCGGTTATCGCATCGACCCCTTCTTCGGCCGCCCCGCCCTCCATACGGGAATGGATTTCCATGGCGCCTATGGCGAGCCGGTTCACGCCACCGCCGCCGGGCGGGTGGCCTTTGCCGGGGTCGCCGGCGGCTATGGCAATATGGTGGAAATCGACCACGGCGCCGGCCTCGCCACGCGCTACGGCCATCTGTCGCGGATCGATGTCAGGCAAGGGCAATCGGTCAAGGCGGGAGAGGAAATCGGCGCGATCGGCTCGACCGGCCGCTCGACCGGACCGCATCTGCATTACGAGGTCCGCGTCGACGGCGCGCCGGTAAATCCGAGCCGCTATATCAAGGCGGGACGCCTGCTCAGCGCCGGGCTTTAA
- the bcp gene encoding thioredoxin-dependent thiol peroxidase: MTERVQAGDAAPDFTLPRDGGDRMSLADFRGKKLVLYFYPKDDTSGCTMEAQDFNRLAGDFAAAGAVVVGASPDPVKQHDKFRDKYELTFPLLADESKEILGAYGVWVEKSMYGRKYMGVERSTFLIGPDGKIAQVWRKVKVPGHAQAVLAAVKSL, translated from the coding sequence ATGACGGAACGTGTGCAGGCGGGCGATGCGGCGCCGGATTTCACCCTGCCCCGCGACGGCGGCGACCGGATGTCGCTCGCGGATTTCCGGGGCAAGAAGCTGGTGCTTTACTTCTACCCCAAGGACGACACCTCCGGCTGCACCATGGAGGCGCAGGACTTCAACCGGCTGGCGGGCGATTTCGCCGCGGCGGGAGCCGTCGTCGTCGGCGCGTCGCCCGATCCGGTCAAGCAGCACGACAAGTTCCGCGACAAATATGAGCTGACCTTTCCACTCCTGGCCGACGAATCGAAGGAGATTCTCGGAGCCTATGGCGTCTGGGTCGAAAAGAGCATGTATGGCCGCAAATATATGGGGGTCGAACGCTCGACCTTTCTGATCGGCCCGGACGGCAAGATTGCGCAGGTCTGGCGCAAGGTGAAGGTTCCCGGCCACGCCCAGGCGGTCCTCGCGGCGGTCAAGTCGCTGTAA
- a CDS encoding DUF3971 domain-containing protein: MREPDICEGPLPPPLPPRRFRRARRTASAGLSFALMAVLVALAAGMVALAVGRVNLDAFKPMVVSVLQDRLGPNYILAISTIAIERQEHGVALAVDGLSIRRADGRRLLSAPKADIIFDPLSLLAGQVKPSRVDIDRLKVELRVRPDGGLDLSAGGEPVPAPGPNAPQAAPQIAPDAAPEPSVAAPTSAPPPATRAKVLRQAARAINLIFDIGQGRDSPIAVLDHFGIRNGRLIIDDREAGQKREFEAFEFSLDRSNAGKRGVADVKMSAKGPSGRWTVEGVARGARDQAHELAIRGSGFSIDEIALMAGKTSLPIDSDIPISFKASASFQGDGHVLDANARLALGQGFWRFDDPEFAPVFLDEFFAAAHWDASAHRAVVDQAQIFSGASHCSFSGVIAPPEHEAAPWSIVFKQVESCVVGPDRKGEKSVALDKIVADLALNLMSKTLKINRVELVGPEVAAAAQGTIDWVNGLHMRMGLSAGNMTAAGVLAVWPNAFGAPVRGWVGDHLISGTLVNFRMAVDLDDLDLRMMRAQHAPMDDRVSMDYTIRDAAFTFLDGAPPVRGVNAVGHSSGRTARIEASSGYIEGSGGRRIDLSNGVLSMPDLETKPIALSISAHGQGALDTLGSVLATPGFAKVASLPLDAKTTKGQFSGDFTFRTKLQPVYDPKLASIEVNATVANFSAEHLVGKASLEQGSLAVTLQNGVTHVTGTGKLFGAPATLEFTRNATEPPKGVITFPMDEAARAKAGLNFGSTVVGPIAVKIVGEVGAAHPQALVELDLAKTGLIYPVPGLYKPAGRPAKAAFTYREDGRGAAALDNFVYDGAGQSAKGVLQLAPDGSLAGAKLSDVKFSPGDNLRIDAEKSGDVMKIVARGAAVDARPFLGDLTGGGSGSGPSTDFDLSLNATLLTGANRQIISNAEMRLARKKNGQYQALSLSGKFGGDPVKGVLTRDGGAPVFSLKTSDGGALLAFFDLYSHMERGQLDAELHLADGGFSGTLDIKDFMLRGEPALKSFANAPNAGKIANKVKLDPNSVSFARLHAELEKSDGRLTVRDGIIANSSVGSTIEGWINFDQNTLDLSGTFVPAYGVNNLFGQLPVIGLVLGGGQEEGLIGVNYRISGKTSAPVLSVNPLSAIAPGFLRKIFGILPH, from the coding sequence ATGAGAGAGCCGGACATTTGCGAAGGGCCGCTGCCGCCGCCGCTGCCGCCGCGACGCTTCCGCCGGGCGCGACGAACCGCGAGCGCGGGGCTTTCCTTCGCCCTGATGGCCGTGCTCGTCGCTTTGGCCGCGGGCATGGTCGCGCTGGCGGTCGGCCGGGTCAACCTCGACGCGTTCAAGCCGATGGTGGTCTCGGTGCTCCAGGACCGGCTTGGCCCGAACTACATCCTCGCCATCTCGACCATCGCGATCGAGCGCCAGGAGCACGGCGTCGCCCTGGCGGTGGACGGCCTCTCGATCCGTCGGGCGGACGGCCGCCGCCTGCTGTCCGCGCCCAAGGCCGACATCATTTTCGATCCGTTGTCGCTGCTCGCCGGGCAGGTCAAGCCGTCGCGGGTCGATATCGACCGGCTGAAAGTCGAACTTCGCGTGCGACCTGACGGCGGGCTCGACCTCTCGGCCGGCGGCGAGCCCGTTCCCGCGCCGGGCCCGAACGCGCCACAGGCGGCGCCCCAAATCGCGCCCGATGCGGCGCCCGAGCCGAGCGTGGCGGCGCCCACCAGCGCCCCGCCGCCCGCGACCCGCGCCAAGGTTCTGCGGCAGGCGGCCAGGGCGATCAATTTGATCTTCGACATCGGCCAGGGCCGCGACAGCCCGATCGCCGTGCTCGATCATTTCGGGATCAGGAACGGGCGGCTGATCATCGACGATCGCGAAGCCGGCCAGAAGCGCGAATTCGAGGCCTTCGAATTCTCGCTCGACCGCTCCAATGCCGGCAAGCGCGGCGTCGCCGACGTCAAAATGTCGGCGAAAGGCCCCAGCGGACGCTGGACTGTCGAAGGCGTCGCGCGCGGCGCCCGCGATCAGGCGCATGAACTCGCGATCCGCGGCAGCGGCTTTTCGATCGACGAGATCGCGCTGATGGCCGGCAAGACCAGCCTGCCGATCGATTCAGACATTCCGATTTCCTTCAAGGCCTCGGCCTCGTTCCAGGGCGACGGCCATGTGCTCGACGCCAACGCCCGCCTCGCCCTGGGGCAGGGCTTCTGGCGCTTCGACGATCCCGAATTCGCGCCGGTCTTCCTCGACGAATTTTTCGCCGCCGCCCATTGGGACGCGTCGGCCCACCGCGCGGTGGTGGATCAGGCGCAGATCTTTTCCGGCGCCTCGCATTGTTCCTTCAGCGGCGTCATCGCGCCGCCGGAGCACGAGGCGGCGCCCTGGAGCATCGTTTTCAAACAGGTCGAGTCCTGCGTGGTCGGACCGGATCGCAAGGGCGAGAAATCGGTCGCCCTTGACAAGATCGTCGCCGATCTCGCCCTCAATCTTATGAGCAAGACCCTGAAAATCAACCGTGTCGAACTGGTCGGCCCCGAAGTGGCGGCCGCCGCGCAAGGGACGATCGACTGGGTCAACGGCCTGCATATGCGGATGGGTCTGTCCGCCGGCAACATGACCGCCGCCGGCGTGCTCGCCGTGTGGCCCAACGCTTTCGGCGCGCCGGTGCGCGGCTGGGTCGGCGACCATCTCATCAGCGGAACCCTGGTCAATTTCCGCATGGCGGTCGATCTCGACGACCTCGACCTGCGCATGATGCGCGCCCAGCATGCGCCGATGGACGACCGCGTGTCGATGGACTACACGATCCGCGACGCCGCCTTCACCTTCCTCGACGGCGCGCCGCCGGTGCGAGGGGTGAATGCTGTCGGCCATTCCAGCGGCCGCACGGCGCGCATCGAGGCGAGTTCCGGCTATATCGAGGGAAGCGGGGGGCGCCGGATCGACCTGTCGAACGGCGTGCTCTCCATGCCGGATCTGGAGACCAAGCCGATCGCGCTGAGCATCAGCGCCCATGGCCAGGGCGCGCTCGACACTTTGGGCTCGGTCCTTGCCACGCCCGGCTTCGCCAAGGTGGCGAGCCTGCCGCTCGACGCCAAGACCACCAAGGGGCAGTTCTCGGGCGATTTCACCTTCCGCACCAAACTTCAGCCGGTTTACGACCCGAAGCTCGCCAGCATCGAGGTCAACGCCACAGTCGCCAATTTCTCGGCCGAGCATCTGGTCGGCAAGGCCAGTCTGGAGCAGGGCTCTCTCGCCGTGACCCTCCAGAACGGCGTCACCCATGTCACGGGAACGGGAAAATTGTTCGGCGCCCCGGCCACGCTCGAATTCACCCGCAACGCGACCGAACCGCCCAAGGGCGTCATAACCTTCCCGATGGACGAGGCGGCGCGCGCCAAGGCCGGCCTGAACTTCGGCTCGACCGTCGTCGGACCCATCGCCGTGAAGATTGTCGGCGAGGTCGGCGCCGCCCATCCCCAGGCGCTGGTCGAGCTCGATCTCGCCAAGACCGGGCTGATCTATCCCGTTCCAGGGCTCTACAAACCCGCCGGACGCCCGGCCAAGGCCGCTTTCACCTATCGCGAGGATGGTCGCGGAGCCGCTGCGCTGGACAATTTCGTTTACGACGGCGCCGGCCAGAGCGCCAAAGGCGTGCTGCAGCTCGCGCCGGACGGAAGTCTTGCCGGGGCGAAGCTGTCGGACGTAAAATTCTCGCCCGGCGACAACCTGCGCATCGACGCCGAGAAATCGGGCGATGTGATGAAGATCGTCGCGCGCGGGGCGGCGGTGGACGCGCGTCCCTTCCTGGGCGATCTCACCGGCGGAGGCTCGGGAAGCGGCCCCTCGACCGATTTCGATCTGAGCCTCAACGCCACTCTCCTGACCGGCGCCAATCGCCAGATCATCTCCAACGCCGAAATGCGCCTGGCGCGCAAGAAGAACGGGCAATACCAGGCCCTGAGCCTCTCCGGGAAATTCGGCGGCGATCCGGTCAAAGGCGTTCTGACCCGCGACGGCGGGGCGCCCGTATTTTCTCTCAAGACCTCCGATGGCGGCGCGCTGCTCGCCTTTTTCGATCTATACAGCCATATGGAAAGGGGCCAGCTCGACGCCGAACTGCATCTCGCCGACGGCGGCTTCTCGGGCACGCTCGACATTAAGGATTTTATGTTGCGGGGCGAGCCGGCGCTGAAAAGCTTCGCCAACGCGCCCAACGCCGGAAAAATCGCCAATAAGGTGAAGCTGGACCCCAATTCCGTGTCCTTCGCCCGACTGCACGCGGAGCTTGAGAAGTCCGACGGGCGCCTGACCGTCCGCGACGGAATCATCGCCAATTCGAGCGTCGGCTCGACCATCGAAGGCTGGATCAATTTCGACCAGAATACCCTCGATCTTTCCGGCACATTCGTGCCGGCCTATGGCGTCAACAATCTGTTCGGCCAGCTTCCCGTCATCGGCCTGGTGCTCGGCGGCGGGCAGGAGGAAGGGCTGATCGGGGTCAATTACCGCATTTCCGGCAAGACGAGCGCGCCGGTTCTGTCGGTCAATCCGCTGTCCGCCATCGCCCCCGGATTCTTGCGGAAAATTTTCGGCATCCTGCCGCATTGA
- a CDS encoding HAD-IA family hydrolase, whose product MIDTVIFDMDGTLAETEEVHRLAFNQAFSDVGLDWSWDVALYRQLLKVTGGKERITHFITLQGGVADPEFVARLHKAKTEIYTAMVDAGAVPLRPGIKEFIEAARKQGITLAIATTTSMPNIEALLNSTLGGNWREIFPVVGAGDMVSKKKPAPDVYELALRELGKPPEHCVAIEDSRNGVLAARSAGLPVIAVRSTYSSDDDLSGAAVELPNCEALSIDLLSRISS is encoded by the coding sequence GTGATCGACACGGTCATTTTCGATATGGACGGCACTTTGGCCGAGACGGAGGAGGTTCATCGCCTCGCCTTCAACCAGGCCTTCTCGGATGTCGGCCTGGACTGGAGTTGGGACGTCGCGCTCTACCGCCAATTGCTAAAAGTGACCGGCGGCAAGGAGCGGATCACCCATTTCATCACGCTCCAGGGCGGCGTCGCCGACCCGGAATTCGTCGCCAGGCTCCACAAGGCCAAAACCGAAATCTATACCGCGATGGTGGATGCGGGCGCCGTGCCGCTGCGGCCGGGAATCAAGGAATTCATCGAGGCGGCGCGAAAGCAGGGCATTACCCTCGCCATTGCGACGACCACCTCAATGCCCAATATCGAGGCGCTGCTCAATTCCACCCTCGGCGGGAATTGGCGGGAGATTTTTCCCGTCGTCGGGGCCGGGGACATGGTCAGCAAAAAGAAGCCGGCGCCGGACGTCTATGAACTCGCCCTCCGCGAATTGGGCAAGCCGCCGGAACATTGCGTGGCGATCGAGGATTCGCGTAACGGCGTCCTGGCGGCGCGCAGCGCGGGGCTGCCGGTCATCGCGGTGCGCTCGACCTATTCCAGCGACGACGACCTCAGCGGCGCCGCGGTCGAACTGCCGAACTGCGAGGCGCTGAGCATTGATCTGCTCAGCAGGATTTCCAGTTAA